The following proteins are co-located in the Dyadobacter chenwenxiniae genome:
- a CDS encoding radical SAM protein — protein sequence MNLEGLVIKVSSRCNINCSYCYMYNLGDLSFQLQPKFLSKHHVNLLAKRIRDYCLSENKRYFEIIIHGGEPLLMPIGDFEYFLEEFNTILRPEIIPVFSVQTNGLLLNESWFRLFERNDMSLSISIDGPETINDLHRIDHRGRSTYDRTLSGIRSAMEFFGSRRDIGVLAVMTPKSDPIVLYRFFKDVKVRNLDFLFPHHNYDNLPKREHADSYSDWWIGLFTEWYFDEDYDKPNIRFLTQLIVTVLGCNVGFDMLGNHTSNYLIIETDGSIETVDGLKSCGDGFTKEGIHIQTHQLKEAIQAPLIRLYHESHVNLPDVCQRCPINEICGGGFLAHRYGQEKGFNNPTVYCRDLVKIIAHVQNVVIGGLSKSTRRAAMLEAIDVREVLADIGRD from the coding sequence GTGAATTTAGAAGGACTTGTTATCAAAGTTTCAAGCAGGTGCAATATTAATTGTAGCTATTGTTACATGTATAACCTTGGTGATCTGAGTTTTCAATTACAGCCAAAATTTCTAAGTAAACACCATGTCAATCTCTTAGCAAAAAGGATTAGAGACTACTGCTTGTCCGAAAACAAAAGGTATTTTGAAATTATTATTCATGGAGGAGAACCGCTCTTAATGCCGATTGGTGATTTTGAGTACTTTCTGGAAGAATTTAACACCATTCTGAGACCGGAAATTATTCCGGTCTTTTCGGTGCAAACGAACGGCCTTTTATTGAACGAGAGCTGGTTTCGTCTTTTTGAAAGAAATGATATGTCGCTATCAATTAGCATCGACGGTCCCGAGACCATAAACGACTTGCATCGTATTGATCACCGGGGCAGAAGCACTTACGACAGGACTCTAAGTGGAATACGATCGGCGATGGAATTTTTTGGATCACGAAGAGACATCGGTGTTTTAGCTGTTATGACACCAAAAAGTGATCCAATTGTGTTGTATCGGTTTTTTAAGGATGTGAAAGTCCGGAATCTTGATTTTTTATTTCCACATCACAATTATGACAATCTCCCCAAAAGGGAACACGCAGATAGCTATTCAGACTGGTGGATCGGGCTATTTACGGAGTGGTATTTTGATGAAGATTATGATAAGCCTAATATCCGTTTCTTAACTCAACTAATAGTTACAGTACTGGGATGTAATGTAGGGTTTGATATGTTGGGGAATCATACAAGCAATTATCTCATCATAGAAACGGACGGGAGTATTGAGACAGTGGATGGATTGAAATCTTGCGGAGATGGATTTACAAAGGAAGGAATTCATATTCAGACTCATCAACTGAAAGAAGCTATTCAGGCCCCACTGATTCGCTTGTATCATGAAAGCCATGTAAATCTTCCTGATGTATGTCAGAGATGTCCCATTAATGAGATATGCGGAGGTGGTTTTTTGGCTCATAGGTATGGGCAGGAAAAAGGATTCAATAATCCGACTGTGTATTGTCGCGATTTGGTGAAAATAATTGCACATGTTCAGAACGTCGTTATAGGTGGATTGTCAAAGAGTACCCGCCGTGCTGCGATGCTCGAGGCCATTGATGTACGGGAGGTTTTGGCAGACATTGGCCGGGATTGA
- a CDS encoding HlyD family secretion protein, with amino-acid sequence MAKDLSMQFERPSEDIQEIIGIIPNRIIRWGITVALFLLLCVLLVSHYIRYPDVILAESELIADEQPYKVSWYQSEDNVVYTKKVKENQFINKGDTLLIEENLRSHEHHVTVSPFSGRVFVTKGYKDNSEKQTIWIAQQINGYSVILLLSINQSGKVKVGQRVQINLDEYPRSEFGYLEGKIMNIVPVKIEGFYRVSVELNQRLVTNIKYDIPDQPRFSGKAEILTNNRSVLQRIFHSQTK; translated from the coding sequence ATGGCAAAGGATCTATCCATGCAATTTGAAAGACCTAGTGAGGACATCCAGGAAATTATCGGAATCATTCCGAACCGGATTATTCGCTGGGGAATTACGGTAGCATTATTTCTGCTGTTATGTGTTCTGCTTGTCTCTCATTACATCCGTTACCCGGATGTGATTTTGGCGGAGTCGGAGCTCATTGCGGATGAACAGCCCTATAAGGTGAGCTGGTACCAATCCGAGGATAATGTCGTCTATACCAAAAAGGTGAAGGAGAACCAGTTCATTAACAAGGGGGACACGCTGCTGATAGAAGAGAATTTGAGGTCGCACGAACATCATGTGACCGTCAGCCCGTTTTCCGGGCGGGTATTTGTTACGAAGGGCTATAAAGATAACTCTGAAAAGCAAACAATTTGGATTGCTCAACAAATTAACGGTTACAGTGTTATCTTGCTTCTGTCGATAAACCAGTCGGGGAAAGTGAAAGTTGGTCAGAGGGTTCAAATAAATCTGGACGAGTATCCACGCAGTGAATTTGGTTACCTGGAAGGGAAGATAATGAACATCGTTCCTGTAAAAATTGAAGGTTTTTATCGGGTATCTGTAGAGCTAAACCAGAGGCTTGTTACTAATATCAAATACGACATACCTGATCAACCGAGGTTTTCTGGGAAAGCGGAGATACTTACCAATAATAGAAGCGTATTGCAGAGAATATTCCACTCACAGACCAAGTAG
- a CDS encoding glycosyltransferase has product MKFGNEIVQSLWIGDSLSTMEQLSINSYLKNGHEFHLYSYDKIRNVPEGTILKDANSILSKDRIFKDSRNLYAAFSDWFRYRMLYENGGWWVDLDSVCVQFFDVEEDYCFATEYFYKDRKVPTLNVCNLKVPQEAEIIQDCLIAIEDRILKSKVVPWGSCGPFLFREIIRSYDASPFIKAPHVFCPIPWFNYLNFINESANELDQETLAIHLYNGAWSSERVDKDASYRADSLFESLKAKYLNLDVIV; this is encoded by the coding sequence ATGAAATTTGGAAACGAAATAGTGCAAAGCCTGTGGATTGGCGACAGTTTATCAACTATGGAGCAGTTGTCGATCAATTCGTACTTGAAAAACGGCCATGAATTTCATTTATACAGCTACGACAAAATAAGAAATGTTCCCGAAGGTACTATTTTGAAGGACGCCAATTCAATATTGAGCAAAGACAGGATATTTAAAGATTCAAGAAATCTTTATGCGGCTTTTTCTGATTGGTTCAGATATAGGATGCTATATGAGAATGGTGGATGGTGGGTAGACCTTGATTCTGTTTGTGTACAATTTTTTGACGTAGAAGAGGATTATTGTTTTGCCACCGAGTATTTTTACAAAGACAGAAAAGTCCCAACACTGAACGTTTGTAATCTCAAAGTTCCCCAGGAAGCGGAAATAATCCAGGATTGTTTGATAGCAATCGAGGATCGAATTCTTAAATCAAAGGTTGTCCCCTGGGGGTCGTGCGGGCCTTTCTTATTCAGAGAGATTATCCGAAGCTATGATGCCAGCCCTTTTATAAAAGCTCCTCATGTTTTTTGCCCAATACCCTGGTTTAATTATTTAAATTTTATAAATGAAAGTGCCAATGAATTGGATCAGGAAACTCTGGCAATCCACCTATACAATGGCGCTTGGAGTTCTGAACGGGTAGATAAAGATGCATCGTATCGTGCTGATAGTCTGTTTGAAAGCTTAAAAGCGAAATACTTAAACCTAGATGTAATTGTCTAA
- a CDS encoding glycosyltransferase family 2 protein, producing the protein MQGISVILPVYNQSEFIGRAIQSMYAQTFRKWEIIIINDGSTDNLEEVIKQLAEDSRIRYIENERNRGLGYCANRGIELSQYEYIAYLPADDIYFKQHLNALYGILHGNEDAVMAYSGVKYHYYDSNLSSQGKTATGKIKDMPIQLVQVLHKKTAERWLEREELVTDDLGRMYWDKLEPYGSVISTSEITAEWVSQPLQRHKIISELKWGGGIHRYKQYYNVKQRLRFQSATGHYIDEFNDYKSIKYKTRGADKSSLKILLVGELAYNPERICALEERGHKLYGLWMERPYNLNTVGPLPFGNVEDIPLRNWQERVKEIKPDIIYALLNFVAVPLAHEVLMTNRDIPFVWHFKEGPFFCRQQGMWQMLMDLFQKSDGQIYINDENKKWFEQFLVCESPIPHVIDGDLPSRFYFKDETSSLLSDSDNGQIHTVIAGRPFGIQPQDVFGLSLQNIHLHIYGDITHNIYDRWIKQAINLAPDHLHLYHNCRPDEWTSEFSKYDAGWLHVFESSNEGELMKMDWMDLNYPARMSTMAAAGLPMIQRDNCQHTVASQNIMRKYDMGVFFSNIDELGEHLRNKPRMKELRDNCWKNRMHFCFDHHVEDLIKFFQKVIQKKNSNNSVLVVQDAVSMNTYSF; encoded by the coding sequence ATGCAAGGTATCTCCGTGATTCTTCCAGTTTATAATCAATCGGAATTTATTGGACGCGCAATCCAAAGTATGTATGCGCAGACTTTCAGGAAATGGGAAATCATTATTATCAACGATGGCTCTACCGATAATTTAGAAGAAGTTATCAAGCAATTAGCGGAAGACAGCAGGATAAGATATATCGAAAACGAAAGGAACAGGGGTTTAGGGTATTGTGCAAACAGGGGAATTGAGCTGTCTCAATACGAGTACATCGCCTATTTGCCTGCTGACGATATATATTTTAAACAGCACCTGAACGCTCTGTATGGAATCCTTCACGGAAATGAAGATGCTGTTATGGCTTACTCGGGGGTTAAGTACCACTATTATGACTCAAATCTTAGCAGCCAAGGAAAGACTGCGACAGGCAAAATCAAGGACATGCCAATCCAATTGGTCCAGGTTTTACATAAAAAGACGGCGGAGCGGTGGTTGGAACGGGAGGAACTGGTTACGGATGACCTGGGACGGATGTATTGGGATAAGTTAGAGCCGTATGGTAGTGTTATTTCAACCTCTGAAATTACTGCTGAGTGGGTGTCACAACCATTGCAACGGCACAAGATTATCAGTGAATTGAAGTGGGGTGGCGGAATCCACCGCTATAAACAGTATTATAACGTTAAACAACGCCTTCGCTTTCAATCGGCGACGGGGCATTATATCGACGAGTTTAATGATTACAAATCAATAAAATATAAAACTCGGGGGGCAGATAAATCCTCATTGAAAATACTGCTTGTCGGAGAGCTGGCCTACAATCCTGAACGCATATGTGCCTTGGAAGAGCGCGGGCACAAGTTATACGGATTATGGATGGAAAGACCCTATAATCTTAACACGGTGGGGCCTTTGCCATTCGGGAACGTCGAAGATATACCGCTGAGGAACTGGCAGGAAAGGGTAAAAGAAATCAAACCGGACATTATATACGCACTTCTTAATTTTGTTGCCGTTCCCCTTGCCCATGAAGTGCTGATGACGAATCGTGACATACCGTTCGTATGGCATTTTAAGGAAGGTCCGTTCTTTTGCAGGCAACAAGGTATGTGGCAAATGCTCATGGATCTCTTTCAGAAGTCGGACGGGCAGATTTACATAAACGATGAGAATAAAAAGTGGTTCGAGCAATTTCTCGTATGCGAGAGCCCTATACCACACGTGATCGATGGAGATCTGCCTTCCAGGTTTTACTTCAAGGATGAGACTTCGAGCCTGCTTTCCGACAGTGATAATGGACAGATACATACGGTAATCGCGGGACGTCCGTTTGGCATTCAGCCTCAGGATGTTTTTGGGCTGTCTCTACAAAATATTCACCTGCACATTTATGGTGATATCACTCATAATATCTACGATCGCTGGATAAAGCAGGCTATTAATCTGGCGCCGGATCATTTGCACCTTTATCATAACTGCCGTCCGGATGAATGGACTTCGGAATTTTCGAAATATGACGCGGGTTGGTTGCATGTGTTCGAAAGTTCAAACGAGGGAGAGCTTATGAAAATGGATTGGATGGATCTCAACTATCCAGCGCGTATGTCGACAATGGCTGCGGCCGGATTGCCGATGATTCAGCGAGATAACTGTCAGCATACAGTTGCATCACAAAATATAATGCGCAAATACGATATGGGGGTTTTTTTCTCGAATATAGATGAATTGGGAGAGCATTTGAGAAACAAACCTCGTATGAAGGAGCTCCGGGATAACTGTTGGAAAAACAGAATGCATTTTTGCTTCGATCACCACGTGGAGGATTTGATTAAATTTTTTCAAAAGGTAATACAAAAGAAAAACAGCAATAATTCAGTTTTGGTAGTCCAAGACGCAGTATCCATGAATACGTACAGTTTTTAA
- a CDS encoding peptidase domain-containing ABC transporter: protein MISAFYGKMYSLDFFRSNMFITRNGVNLNGISQAAEKIGMKTLPIKLNYKKLVEEVPLPCILHWNQEHFVVLYETRKKNIFSKEIVHLIADPGHGMVKVDKETLMKCWAGTADGRGVALLLEPTPEFYAGTEEQKAVPSGFGFLFQYLSPYSKYLFQVILGMLFGSMVSMLFPFLTQSLVDYGIQMRNVGFIYLILFSQLLLFLGNIGVDMIRNWVLLHVNTRLSVSIVSNFLTKLMKLPINFFESKNIGDISQRISDHHRIEEFLTGSSLTTLFSFINLIVFSIVLAMYDVRLLSIFFIGSILSISWVFIFLKRRKNLDYLRFQRLRENQNSIYELITGMQEIKLNNCEQARRWEWEKIQAKLFKINIKSLSLEQYQEMGASFFTQLKNILISFVAAKLVLDNQITLGAMLGISYIIGQMNGPLNQIMDFVKKIQDAKMSLDRLGEIHNKPNEELNEEFYWKREQDGEQGIPERNIFDLSLNDGIVFRNVSFRYGAPGSANVLKNINLHIPKGKVTAIVGSSGSGKTTLLKLFLKFYPIQEGEITIDGKDIAEISASKWREQCGTVMQDGYIFSDTIARNIAVDGKQIDEGRMIKSIRVANIEEYIKKLPLGFTTKIGNTGAGISGGQRQRLFIARSVYKDPDYLFFDEATSALDANNEKIIMENLDAFFKGRTVVVIAHRLSTVKNADQIIVLNNGEIAEIGSHKQLSQAKGYYFELVKNQLELGAA, encoded by the coding sequence ATGATCTCTGCATTTTACGGTAAGATGTACTCACTGGACTTTTTTCGCTCCAACATGTTTATCACGCGTAATGGAGTAAATCTGAATGGAATCAGCCAGGCCGCGGAAAAAATTGGCATGAAGACTTTGCCAATAAAGCTGAACTACAAAAAACTGGTGGAGGAAGTACCGTTGCCGTGTATTTTACATTGGAACCAGGAGCACTTTGTTGTTTTGTATGAGACCAGAAAAAAAAACATATTTAGTAAGGAAATAGTACACTTGATCGCAGATCCTGGGCACGGCATGGTGAAGGTAGACAAAGAAACCTTAATGAAATGCTGGGCAGGCACAGCAGACGGGCGCGGAGTAGCGCTGTTGCTGGAACCAACGCCGGAATTCTATGCAGGCACGGAGGAGCAGAAGGCGGTTCCTTCCGGATTCGGATTTCTATTTCAGTATCTGTCGCCGTACTCGAAATACCTATTTCAGGTTATATTGGGAATGTTGTTTGGAAGTATGGTCAGCATGCTGTTCCCATTTCTTACTCAAAGCCTGGTTGACTACGGTATCCAGATGCGGAATGTCGGCTTTATTTATTTGATTCTATTTTCTCAACTATTACTGTTTCTGGGAAATATCGGAGTAGATATGATTCGGAACTGGGTCTTACTCCATGTTAATACCCGACTTAGCGTTTCGATTGTGTCTAATTTCTTGACCAAGTTGATGAAGTTACCGATAAACTTCTTTGAATCGAAAAACATTGGAGACATCTCACAACGGATAAGTGACCATCATCGGATAGAAGAATTTCTAACCGGATCTTCGCTTACTACTTTGTTTTCTTTTATCAATCTGATTGTTTTCTCAATTGTTTTGGCTATGTATGATGTCCGGCTGCTTAGTATATTTTTTATTGGCAGCATTCTTTCAATCAGCTGGGTATTTATTTTCCTGAAACGGCGGAAAAACCTGGATTACCTAAGGTTTCAAAGATTAAGGGAAAACCAAAATTCGATATACGAGTTGATTACAGGAATGCAAGAAATAAAGCTTAATAACTGTGAACAAGCGCGCCGTTGGGAATGGGAGAAGATTCAGGCCAAACTTTTCAAGATCAATATAAAAAGCCTCAGTTTGGAACAGTATCAAGAAATGGGAGCTTCTTTTTTTACTCAGTTGAAGAATATCCTTATTTCATTTGTTGCTGCTAAACTTGTTTTGGACAACCAAATAACATTGGGAGCAATGCTCGGTATTTCCTACATTATCGGACAAATGAACGGTCCGTTGAATCAGATAATGGATTTTGTAAAGAAAATACAAGACGCAAAGATGAGTCTTGACCGCCTCGGCGAAATACATAACAAGCCTAATGAGGAATTAAACGAGGAATTTTATTGGAAAAGGGAACAGGATGGCGAGCAAGGAATTCCGGAGCGCAATATATTTGATCTTTCACTCAATGATGGCATTGTTTTTAGAAATGTATCCTTTCGATACGGAGCTCCCGGATCTGCTAATGTGCTAAAAAACATAAATCTGCATATCCCTAAGGGTAAGGTAACTGCCATTGTAGGATCCAGTGGGAGTGGAAAAACTACATTATTGAAACTGTTCTTAAAATTCTATCCGATTCAGGAAGGAGAGATCACCATTGACGGAAAAGATATAGCAGAGATATCCGCATCCAAATGGAGAGAACAGTGTGGTACAGTAATGCAGGACGGGTACATTTTTTCTGACACCATTGCGCGGAATATAGCCGTTGATGGGAAGCAAATAGATGAAGGCAGGATGATTAAATCTATTCGTGTTGCCAATATTGAAGAATACATCAAAAAATTACCGCTAGGCTTTACCACCAAAATTGGTAATACCGGAGCTGGCATCAGCGGTGGTCAACGACAGCGTTTGTTCATAGCCAGGTCGGTTTACAAAGATCCAGATTATCTATTTTTTGACGAGGCGACCAGCGCTCTCGATGCGAACAATGAGAAAATTATCATGGAGAACCTAGATGCATTTTTCAAAGGAAGAACGGTAGTTGTAATTGCGCACAGGTTGAGTACAGTTAAAAATGCCGATCAAATTATTGTTTTAAATAATGGTGAGATAGCGGAAATTGGCTCGCATAAACAACTTTCGCAAGCGAAAGGATATTATTTCGAGTTAGTTAAAAACCAGTTGGAATTAGGGGCGGCTTGA
- a CDS encoding glycosyltransferase family 2 protein: protein MSKEKKISVIIPVYNQALFISRAIRSVQKQTFGKWEIIVVNDGSSDQVEGVVNMFRLEDDRISYLKNERNEGLGYSLNKGIEHARYDMIAYLPADDVYFEDHLYYLVEALDKNPDAILTYSGVKYNYRDTGHTSQGKTSLAKVPERSLQLVQVMHRKVDMRWVEREQLTTADLDQMYWNKLNPLGDFVATLKITAEWVSHPLQRHQFFNEFAGGGIYRYKEYYNVKHRIRFESQSGSYIDEFKDYSILEDKVVNLDGEPLKILLVGELAYNAQRICALERMGHKLYGLWIDKPFFYNTIGPLPFGNVEDIPKSNWKEKVKEIKPDVIYALLNFSAVPLAHEVLVDNPGIPFVWHFKESPFYCRQQGTWNQLVELYQKSDGQIYINEETRLWFEQFLMFTNEPLVHILDGDLPPNYYFKDQRSELLSDSVDGVHTVVSGRPFGLQPDDIQALAAQDIHLHFYGDYHHRSYKNWLDKSFALAPEHLHIYRNCTPDEWTAEFSKYDAGWLHVFESSNSGELMKAEWLDLNYPARMSTLAAAGLPMIQRNNLKHTVASQTITNKLGVGIFYESFEELGERLRDQVYMRRIRENCWGSRAHFSFEHHVHGLVNFFKRVIRRKHASDSPEPFRNTAKYPNEQSVLIAPTAA from the coding sequence ATGAGCAAAGAAAAAAAAATTTCAGTTATTATTCCGGTTTACAACCAGGCTTTGTTTATAAGCCGGGCTATCAGAAGTGTTCAAAAGCAAACTTTTGGTAAATGGGAAATTATTGTTGTCAATGACGGTTCTTCGGACCAGGTAGAAGGTGTTGTGAACATGTTTCGACTGGAAGACGATAGGATTTCCTATCTTAAAAATGAGAGAAACGAAGGTTTGGGATATAGCTTGAACAAAGGTATCGAACACGCCAGGTACGATATGATCGCCTATTTGCCAGCTGACGATGTTTATTTTGAGGATCATCTGTATTACCTTGTGGAAGCATTGGATAAAAATCCTGATGCGATTCTTACCTACTCGGGTGTTAAATACAATTACCGGGATACGGGACACACAAGTCAAGGTAAGACATCCTTGGCAAAGGTGCCGGAACGTTCCCTGCAACTGGTTCAGGTAATGCACCGTAAAGTTGATATGAGATGGGTGGAGAGAGAGCAGTTGACGACGGCTGACCTGGACCAGATGTATTGGAACAAGCTTAATCCGCTCGGAGATTTCGTTGCTACGTTAAAAATTACTGCGGAATGGGTATCTCACCCACTCCAACGACACCAGTTTTTCAATGAGTTTGCGGGCGGAGGGATTTATCGTTATAAGGAATATTATAATGTAAAACATCGGATTCGTTTCGAGTCGCAAAGCGGAAGCTATATTGACGAATTCAAAGACTATAGTATACTGGAAGACAAAGTGGTAAATCTGGATGGTGAGCCACTGAAAATTTTGCTGGTAGGAGAACTCGCGTACAATGCGCAAAGAATATGTGCGCTCGAAAGAATGGGACATAAACTATACGGTTTGTGGATAGATAAGCCATTCTTTTATAATACAATAGGCCCGCTCCCATTCGGAAATGTCGAAGATATACCCAAGTCGAACTGGAAGGAGAAAGTGAAGGAAATTAAGCCGGATGTCATTTATGCTCTATTAAACTTCTCAGCAGTCCCGCTGGCGCATGAGGTACTGGTTGATAACCCCGGCATTCCTTTTGTCTGGCATTTCAAGGAAAGCCCGTTCTATTGTCGGCAGCAAGGTACCTGGAATCAGTTAGTTGAGCTCTATCAAAAATCTGACGGGCAAATTTACATTAATGAGGAGACCAGGTTATGGTTTGAGCAGTTCTTAATGTTTACCAACGAACCATTAGTACATATCCTGGACGGAGATTTGCCACCCAACTACTATTTTAAAGACCAAAGATCCGAATTGCTATCAGATTCGGTCGACGGGGTGCACACAGTGGTATCCGGACGACCATTTGGGCTTCAACCTGATGACATACAGGCCTTGGCTGCACAAGATATTCACCTTCACTTTTATGGAGATTATCATCACAGATCGTATAAAAACTGGCTGGATAAGTCCTTTGCATTAGCACCCGAGCACTTACACATCTACCGTAATTGTACGCCTGACGAATGGACAGCCGAATTCTCAAAGTATGATGCCGGCTGGCTGCATGTGTTTGAAAGTTCGAATTCGGGAGAATTGATGAAAGCTGAATGGCTGGACCTAAATTACCCAGCCAGGATGTCAACGCTGGCGGCTGCCGGCCTGCCGATGATTCAGCGTAACAATTTGAAACATACAGTTGCTTCTCAAACCATAACTAACAAATTGGGGGTTGGTATTTTCTACGAATCCTTTGAAGAACTGGGTGAACGTTTAAGGGATCAGGTTTACATGCGACGCATCAGAGAGAACTGTTGGGGTAGCAGGGCCCATTTTTCCTTCGAGCATCATGTTCATGGGCTGGTTAATTTTTTTAAACGGGTAATCAGAAGAAAGCATGCCAGCGACTCCCCTGAGCCATTTCGGAATACAGCGAAGTATCCGAATGAACAAAGTGTGCTGATTGCCCCTACGGCAGCATAG